GATACGCATTTTCCTCACTCAACGGAGTGGAAATTAATCTTTTGGATTGTTTTACTTGGAATTGCTATCGGTGGATATTTCATTGGTATAAAACAAGCAAAAGCAGTTGAATAGAGATGAATTGAAGGTGTAAGGAGAAATCCTTGCATCTTTTTTTGTTGGAATGAAAACTTGTATAATGCCCATCTTATGGCTTTTCTAGAAGTTAAAAGTAAAAAAGGTTGAAAACGTTTTCGAAAATTTTTCCAACACCCCCACAAAGAAAAGACAAGAACACGAATAAAGGGGTGAGCATCTGATGATGCAAAAAAATTTCTTAGAGGTGACGTTAATGAAATTCTGGAAAAAATCAAGCACAGCAATTTTAACAGCAGCATTATTAACAGGAACTGCAGGTGCAGCATTTGCTGACACGAACGAGTCAACAGTCGAGTACGATACAGTTGAACTTGAAACTCCTGTAGAAAATGTTTCAGATGACACAACAGCTACTGAAGAAGAAGCGACGGAGGAATCTACTTCCGACGAAACAGCGACTGAAGAAACTACTACTGAAGAAGCATCTGAAGATGAAGTTGATGTGGATGAAGAAAAAGAATTTTCATTCGAAATCCCTGAGGGATATTTTGCAAACAATTTAATTGCATTATCCATGAACCTAGAAAAAATTAGCAATCCACGTGCAAAGGCAGCGATTCAACGTAACATTGAACGTGCTATTGCAAAATGGGAAGCAAAAATTGCAAAAGAAACTGAAGAAGTAACAGAAGAACCAGCAGTTGAAGAACCAGTGGTTGAAGAAACGACTGATACAGAGGTTGTTGAGGAAACTCCTGTTACGGAAGAAACAGTTGAAGCTACAACTGAAGTGGATAAAGATGGTTTAACTGATGAAGAAAAAGCAACTTTAGCTGCATTGTTAGCGAAGAAGAAAGAAGCTGCGGAAGAGTTAAAAGCACAGAAAAAAGCAGAACATGAAGCAAAAAAACAAGCTGAAAAAGCTGAACGTGAAGCAAAAAAGGCTGCTAAAAAAGCTGAACACGAAGCAAAAAAAGCAGAAAAACATGAAGCTCATGCTTCGAAACATGCTGAGAAAAAAGAACACCATTCAGGTGAAAAAGGTCATGGTAAAAAAGATCGTGACTAATGATTTGTAACACAATTGAAAAATGAAACATTCTTTTCATTTTCCTCATTTGTCGGTACAATCGATAAGAATTAAGTAATCGGTTGAAATGAGGTGAACGCAGTGTTACTTGCAACGATCCACAATTTGTTTCGAAATACAGCTAAGCAGATGAATGTTGAAGAGCAAGTAATGCTTGCGAAGCAGGGCGAAGAAGCAGTTCTACATGAATTGCTTCTTTCGCACACTGCTTTTATGAAAAAAACAGCTTCATATGTATGTAAACGATACATTAGGGAAGCTGATGATGAATATAGCATTGCCATGTCCGCTTTCCATGATGCCATTATAAGTTATGAAACGGATAAAAATGCTAGTTTTTTAACATTTGCCCATTTGCTGATTCGGCGTAAACTGATCGACCATATTCGTAAAGAAGCTAGAAGAATCGATCAACCAGTTGGAAACAGCTTGCTCATTGACGAAGAAGCGAATGATGCTTTTACTCATTTAGAATCATCACATGCTTTCGAGCAGTTTACAGCGGAGCAGCAACAGCAAGAAAGATTACGTCAAATTATCCAATTTGAAGAAATGTTGCAGCCTTACCAACTATCTTTTTCCCAGTTAGCGGAAGTTGCTCCTTCTCACGAAGATGCAAGAAGAACTGCTTTTCAAATTGCCCAGATTGTAGCAGAAACCGATGAGTTTTTTGATACTTTACAAACGAAGAAGAGATTGCCACTAAAAGAACTAGAAGAACTCGTTTCGGTATCTCGCAAAACACTCGAACGGCAACGTAAATATATCATTGCGATCGCACTACTATTAAACAGTGAGCTTCATTATTTAATAGATTACTTAAAAGGACGGATGTAACATGACAAAAGGAAGAGGAATCATTTTAGAAGTCCATGACGAATATAGCGTATTCCTCACGTCCGATGGAGGATTTATAAAAGGTGTTCCATCTATGGATGATCCGATTGTCGGCGTGGAATGTTCGTTTACGGAATTTATACCTGTCACTAGCATGTTAAACAGAACGGTTAAGTGGAAAATGGTCTATCCGGTTCTAGCTGCAGCAGCCACTCTACTGTTAGTGTTTGGGATGTTATTTGGAAACGAATCTACTGCTTCTGCCTACATTCAAGTTGATGCGGATTCTAGTTTTGAAATAGGTGTAAATGATCAAGGAGAAGTAGTCCACTTCAGCGCTTTGGATGATAATG
The Paenisporosarcina cavernae genome window above contains:
- the sigI gene encoding RNA polymerase sigma-I factor, translating into MLLATIHNLFRNTAKQMNVEEQVMLAKQGEEAVLHELLLSHTAFMKKTASYVCKRYIREADDEYSIAMSAFHDAIISYETDKNASFLTFAHLLIRRKLIDHIRKEARRIDQPVGNSLLIDEEANDAFTHLESSHAFEQFTAEQQQQERLRQIIQFEEMLQPYQLSFSQLAEVAPSHEDARRTAFQIAQIVAETDEFFDTLQTKKRLPLKELEELVSVSRKTLERQRKYIIAIALLLNSELHYLIDYLKGRM